A portion of the Gemmatimonadaceae bacterium genome contains these proteins:
- a CDS encoding TonB-dependent receptor yields the protein MRADPIDHPLEVLMLKSTPVWGRRASPFLLLSLIAASPLCVRCAFAQEVGALRVMVVDASTQRPLNSAAVAVQPGGRAATSDSLGVARIGELPEGLYVVVVRRIGYVAAREVNVRVTRGKVSILSAQLDRAAQQLDVIGVTAEAFPKDADQDVSRFTYTADEIRRTPGAAGDLFRAIETLPGVSSSGGEFSAFSVRGGGPRDNLILIDDIPFDKVTHLEGGIESDEAQGGRFSIFAPDLVQSADFRAGGFAAQYGGKDASVLSLRLRDGNTETPTFGGRYDLLGWEADYDGPSRLFANTSVLASARHENLERALKLIGRADAGTPSFTDAIVKTTTDVGRRNHLTVLAIFAPEQVLRTVDNILTESDTNDAALYYWKETKAVVGASLRTLVGGASIVQTTVYAQRYTRTSQNGTAYPDSPIDGGRSIAARPDILSADESETQVGLRSVVHLVHGAHSLISSLELAGRSVGGGRAVSGSDTLYSFGKNDPRASPSTYYVVVTPQTYNARVARRVTDAAFSSSYRRALGADGDVTIGARVERDGLSGRTNVSPRLSASSPAWNGITFTAAGGLYLEPLLLRDLIGSESNAALPPQRATHAIAGLSRLLRPDVKLTVEGYYRGLRDLAVRRDETSGIEEAIGTGYASGLDVTLVKRLVDKFFGQLGYSYSQSRRNDHRGDGWYDADGNQPHAINVLGGYTLDSHWSFSGKFKFAEGKPTDVYVVHDAIFGPSGPMRFSQEIVGHNAARFPDLHTLNVRADYQRQARALGIDAFLDVLNAYDRLNVNNARFVERTGRLVYDGVRIVPTFGLKLLY from the coding sequence ATGCGTGCCGACCCGATCGATCACCCGCTCGAGGTCCTCATGCTCAAGAGCACACCCGTATGGGGCCGCCGCGCGTCACCGTTCCTCCTGTTGTCGCTCATCGCCGCCTCGCCGCTGTGCGTGCGCTGCGCGTTCGCTCAGGAGGTGGGCGCGTTGCGCGTCATGGTGGTCGACGCATCGACGCAGCGCCCGTTGAACAGCGCAGCGGTCGCCGTGCAACCGGGCGGCCGGGCGGCGACGAGCGATTCGCTGGGCGTCGCTCGGATCGGCGAGCTTCCGGAAGGCCTCTACGTGGTCGTCGTGCGACGTATCGGGTATGTGGCGGCGCGAGAGGTCAACGTTCGCGTCACGCGTGGGAAGGTCTCCATCCTGAGCGCGCAACTCGACCGGGCGGCGCAACAACTCGACGTCATCGGTGTCACGGCGGAGGCGTTCCCGAAAGACGCCGATCAGGACGTTTCGCGCTTCACGTATACGGCGGATGAGATCCGGCGAACCCCGGGCGCGGCCGGCGACCTGTTTCGCGCGATCGAGACGCTGCCCGGCGTCAGCAGCAGCGGCGGAGAATTTTCCGCGTTTTCCGTGCGGGGCGGCGGGCCGCGGGACAACCTCATTCTCATCGACGACATCCCGTTCGACAAGGTGACGCATCTCGAGGGCGGCATCGAGAGCGACGAAGCGCAAGGCGGCCGCTTCAGCATCTTCGCGCCCGACCTCGTACAGTCGGCTGATTTCCGGGCCGGCGGATTCGCGGCGCAGTACGGCGGCAAGGACGCGTCGGTGCTGTCGCTGCGGCTGCGGGACGGCAACACCGAGACACCGACGTTCGGCGGACGGTACGATCTCCTCGGCTGGGAGGCGGATTACGATGGACCGAGCCGGTTGTTCGCGAACACGAGCGTCCTCGCTTCGGCGCGGCATGAAAATCTCGAGCGTGCGCTCAAGCTGATCGGACGCGCGGACGCGGGGACGCCGAGCTTCACCGACGCGATCGTGAAGACCACGACCGACGTGGGCCGTCGCAATCACTTGACGGTGCTCGCGATCTTCGCGCCCGAGCAGGTGCTCCGGACGGTCGACAACATCCTGACCGAGTCCGACACGAACGACGCCGCTTTATACTACTGGAAAGAAACGAAGGCGGTCGTCGGCGCGTCGTTGCGAACATTGGTGGGCGGAGCGTCGATCGTTCAAACGACGGTTTACGCGCAGCGGTACACTCGAACGAGCCAGAACGGCACCGCGTATCCAGACTCGCCGATCGACGGCGGCCGATCCATCGCCGCGCGCCCCGACATCCTCAGCGCCGATGAATCCGAGACGCAGGTTGGCCTACGATCGGTCGTGCATCTCGTGCACGGCGCGCACTCGCTCATTTCGTCGCTGGAACTGGCAGGTCGTTCCGTCGGCGGTGGGCGCGCCGTTTCCGGATCCGATACGCTCTATTCGTTCGGCAAGAACGATCCACGCGCGTCGCCGAGCACTTACTACGTCGTCGTCACCCCGCAAACGTACAACGCGCGTGTGGCGCGACGCGTGACTGACGCCGCGTTTTCGTCGAGCTATCGGCGGGCACTTGGAGCTGACGGCGACGTAACCATCGGTGCGCGAGTGGAACGCGACGGCCTGAGCGGCCGGACGAACGTCTCGCCCCGTCTGAGCGCATCGAGCCCCGCCTGGAACGGAATCACGTTCACGGCGGCCGGCGGCCTCTATCTCGAACCGTTGCTGCTGCGCGACCTGATCGGCTCCGAGTCCAACGCGGCTCTCCCGCCGCAGCGCGCGACTCACGCCATCGCCGGCCTGTCGCGCCTCCTTCGGCCGGATGTGAAGCTGACGGTCGAAGGATACTATCGCGGATTGCGCGACCTTGCGGTGCGCCGCGACGAGACGTCGGGTATCGAAGAGGCGATCGGCACGGGATACGCGAGCGGCCTTGACGTGACGCTGGTCAAGCGGCTGGTCGACAAGTTCTTTGGACAGCTTGGCTACTCGTACAGCCAATCTCGCCGGAACGACCATCGCGGCGACGGCTGGTATGACGCGGACGGGAACCAACCGCACGCGATCAACGTTCTGGGTGGGTATACGCTCGACTCGCATTGGTCGTTTTCGGGCAAGTTCAAGTTCGCCGAGGGGAAACCGACCGACGTGTACGTCGTGCACGACGCGATCTTCGGGCCGAGTGGACCAATGCGGTTCTCGCAGGAGATCGTCGGGCACAATGCCGCGCGATTTCCAGACCTCCATACACTCAACGTACGCGCCGACTATCAGCGCCAGGCGCGCGCCTTGGGCATCGACGCATTTCTGGATGTACTGAACGCGTACGATCGCTTGAACGTCAACAACGCGCGCTTTGTCGAGCGCACGGGACGGCTCGTGTATGATGGAGTTCGTATCGTTCCGACATTCGGACTCAAGCTTCTCTATTGA
- a CDS encoding RNA polymerase sigma-70 factor: MADSISELPPAPLSVFEEHRARLFAIAYRMLGSVEDAEDMVQETFLRWQTATRDEIRTPAAWLSTVVTRLALNQLQSSRTRREQYVGPWLPEPLPTDHVGADERLELADSLSLAFLTVMERLNPRERAVFVLRDVFDYEYDEIGQVLRLTATNCRQLFHRAKVRLGQNVRRYRPDRALHARLLAEFAHAVRLGDIDSVVNLLAEDAMLYVDSGGVIRAAARRPLRGALAIAKFLSGVTRKVGPADLRTMVLDVNGEPALVTAVGNSPQQVLTIVVSDGRIRGISIVANPEKLRRVELRLHTLDAAAAAMESAASQWKWNTTNGVA; this comes from the coding sequence ATGGCCGATTCGATTTCTGAATTACCGCCTGCACCGCTCTCGGTCTTCGAGGAACACCGCGCGCGGCTGTTCGCGATTGCCTACCGCATGCTGGGCAGCGTCGAAGACGCGGAAGACATGGTTCAGGAGACGTTTCTGCGGTGGCAGACCGCCACGCGCGACGAGATCCGCACTCCGGCCGCATGGCTATCGACCGTCGTGACTCGGCTGGCGTTGAATCAGCTTCAGTCCAGCCGAACGCGACGAGAGCAGTATGTGGGTCCATGGCTACCCGAACCGCTTCCGACGGATCACGTCGGGGCGGACGAACGCCTGGAGCTTGCCGACTCGCTCTCTCTCGCGTTTCTCACGGTGATGGAGCGGTTGAATCCGCGCGAGCGTGCCGTCTTCGTCCTGCGCGACGTCTTCGACTACGAATACGACGAGATCGGGCAGGTACTGCGGCTCACGGCAACGAATTGCCGGCAATTGTTTCACCGTGCCAAGGTGCGATTGGGCCAGAACGTGCGCCGCTATCGGCCGGACCGAGCACTCCACGCTCGACTGCTCGCGGAATTCGCGCACGCGGTGCGTCTCGGAGACATCGACAGTGTCGTGAACCTGCTGGCCGAGGACGCGATGCTGTACGTGGACAGCGGCGGCGTCATTCGCGCCGCGGCGCGGCGCCCGCTGCGCGGCGCGTTGGCGATCGCGAAGTTCCTCTCCGGTGTAACACGCAAGGTCGGTCCGGCGGACCTGCGGACGATGGTCCTGGACGTCAACGGGGAACCGGCGCTGGTGACCGCGGTCGGCAACTCGCCGCAACAGGTGTTGACGATCGTCGTGAGCGACGGACGCATTCGCGGCATCAGCATCGTCGCGAATCCGGAGAAGCTGCGCCGGGTCGAGCTCCGCTTGCACACACTCGATGCCGCGGCAGCCGCAATGGAGTCAGCTGCCTCTCAATGGAAATGGAACACGACGAACGGTGTCGCATGA
- a CDS encoding SDR family NAD(P)-dependent oxidoreductase, translated as MITASGSNRYARIAVVTGGTNGIGRELARRLVREGYATMVVGRNEERGHALEGELRTIEPESRFVPGDLSSVDGIRNLALVISKYTARIDLIVHNAGIVDRRRKLSPDGIDQHFAINYFSRFVLQQYLSPLLSSHTDRSRSVVLLINGAAHGEPIRYQDILAGRTFGVLRAVRQFCRANDLFALRLYHEQLNGDSAAPRVACLKFGVVKTEIRQNFPWWMKLAVPVLDPWLAQTPVEAADAAMDVLRRVSVQASAPPLFTRIRRLRPYQPKADAAVPAAWDELWRFSGRLLDKLRSAPSRELAGSLPVGAD; from the coding sequence ATGATCACGGCGTCCGGTTCCAACCGCTACGCTAGAATCGCGGTCGTTACGGGCGGAACGAACGGCATCGGCCGGGAGCTCGCGCGGCGACTCGTTCGCGAAGGTTACGCGACGATGGTGGTGGGACGAAACGAGGAGCGCGGTCATGCGCTCGAGGGTGAGCTCAGGACTATCGAGCCAGAGTCACGGTTCGTGCCCGGAGATCTGTCATCCGTCGATGGTATTAGAAATCTGGCATTGGTGATCTCGAAATACACCGCTCGCATCGATCTGATCGTGCACAACGCGGGCATTGTCGACCGCCGGCGGAAGCTGTCGCCCGACGGAATCGACCAGCACTTCGCGATCAACTACTTCTCGAGATTCGTGCTTCAGCAGTATTTGTCTCCACTCTTGAGCAGTCACACCGACCGTTCCAGGTCCGTCGTGTTGCTGATAAACGGTGCGGCGCATGGCGAGCCGATTCGCTACCAGGACATTCTCGCGGGGCGAACGTTCGGCGTTCTTCGCGCAGTTCGCCAATTCTGCCGCGCGAACGATCTGTTCGCCTTACGCTTATACCACGAGCAGCTGAACGGTGACAGCGCCGCGCCGCGGGTCGCGTGTCTCAAGTTTGGCGTGGTGAAGACGGAGATTCGCCAGAATTTCCCCTGGTGGATGAAGCTGGCGGTGCCGGTTCTCGATCCGTGGCTGGCGCAGACGCCTGTCGAGGCAGCCGATGCCGCCATGGACGTTCTGCGCCGCGTGTCCGTACAGGCGTCCGCGCCACCTTTGTTCACGAGAATTCGAAGACTGCGCCCATACCAGCCGAAAGCCGATGCGGCCGTTCCCGCGGCGTGGGACGAGCTCTGGCGTTTCTCCGGCCGCCTCTTGGACAAACTGCGCTCGGCACCGTCACGCGAACTTGCAGGATCGTTACCCGTGGGCGCCGATTGA
- a CDS encoding DUF5694 domain-containing protein — MQAGVVAFALIAASGATSALRAQSQHRPEILIVGSFHMANRNHDLYDVQADDVRSPQRQREIAEVIEVLKRFHPTTVAIEADIEDDRRIAREYAEYLAGRYQLSADETNQLGYRTARELGLRSVHAVNAWAGNDFPLQPVSDYAKAHGKEAQLQPILAQWSAATKELDAYLKAHTVLETLAHANSAAFIAENMDPYFALARLGEPGDYAGADLLGNYYLRNIRIYRNIVSLIGSEADRILVIYGYGHVGWLQEIARQDPAIRLRTLSEFTPAG; from the coding sequence ATGCAGGCGGGCGTGGTCGCATTCGCACTCATCGCCGCGTCGGGCGCAACGTCCGCGCTCCGGGCGCAGTCCCAGCACCGGCCTGAGATTCTCATCGTCGGCAGCTTCCACATGGCGAACCGGAATCACGATTTGTACGACGTGCAAGCCGACGACGTCCGTTCGCCACAGCGGCAGCGCGAGATCGCCGAAGTCATCGAGGTGCTGAAACGGTTTCATCCGACCACGGTCGCGATCGAAGCCGACATCGAGGATGACCGCCGGATCGCGCGCGAGTATGCCGAGTACCTCGCCGGGCGATATCAGCTATCCGCAGACGAGACCAACCAGCTCGGGTACCGCACCGCCCGCGAGCTCGGCCTGAGGAGCGTCCATGCGGTGAATGCCTGGGCGGGCAACGACTTCCCGCTTCAACCCGTGAGCGATTATGCCAAGGCGCACGGCAAGGAGGCGCAATTGCAGCCGATCCTGGCGCAATGGAGCGCAGCCACCAAGGAGCTGGACGCCTACCTGAAGGCGCACACGGTATTGGAAACGCTGGCGCACGCCAATTCGGCCGCGTTCATCGCCGAGAACATGGACCCCTACTTCGCGCTGGCGCGGCTGGGCGAGCCGGGCGATTACGCCGGAGCGGATCTGTTAGGAAACTACTATCTGAGAAATATCAGGATCTACCGCAACATCGTCAGCCTGATCGGCTCCGAGGCGGATCGCATTCTCGTGATCTACGGATACGGACACGTCGGCTGGCTCCAGGAGATCGCACGGCAGGATCCGGCGATTCGATTGCGAACGCTGAGCGAGTTCACCCCGGCGGGGTGA
- a CDS encoding PLP-dependent aminotransferase family protein produces the protein MKHRVDMPIPLFADADGDDTIPLYRRAYARLRDMIVRGVLRPGQRLPSSRTFATDLGVARNTIEAAFAQLEAEGFITRKVGSGSYVSALTHSLMAPRSTPRSTPRSSPRSAARTLRGTAEHPALSKRGQLMAIAGPSAAADVDATFGVCRPGIDVFPYEIWNRLMGRRSRRLDRRLLDEVPPGGLAGLRDAIATYVTAARGVQCESSQVIVVSSTQQALDLVARLLLDPRDEVWLEEPCYAGATAAFRNAGARIIPTRVDAHGLDVDAGIRAAPHARMAYVTPSHQFPLGVTMTAERRLALLAWAEKASAWIVEDDYDSEFRYSGRPIAALQGLDRAGRTLYVGTFNKAMFPSLRLAYLVVPASLTAAAANARQWLDGHTPAMTQAVMADFINGGHFGQHLRTMRETYRTRRDALREAVDRYAAGRITLGASEAGMHMVGWLPPGTDMSRLRERAARKHLYLRDVAAYYARRAPGPGLVLNFASSPPSRIAQGVRALADLL, from the coding sequence ATGAAGCACCGCGTCGATATGCCGATCCCGTTGTTCGCGGATGCGGACGGTGATGACACCATTCCGCTCTATCGGCGCGCCTATGCGCGCCTGCGCGACATGATTGTGCGAGGCGTGCTACGGCCGGGCCAGCGCCTTCCGTCGTCCAGAACGTTCGCGACCGATCTGGGCGTCGCACGCAACACGATCGAAGCGGCGTTCGCGCAGCTCGAAGCCGAGGGTTTCATCACCCGCAAGGTTGGATCGGGCAGTTACGTCAGCGCGCTCACGCATTCGTTGATGGCGCCGCGCTCCACTCCGCGCTCCACTCCGCGCTCCAGTCCGCGCTCCGCGGCGAGAACGCTTCGCGGCACCGCCGAACACCCGGCGTTGTCGAAACGCGGCCAATTGATGGCCATAGCGGGGCCGAGCGCCGCCGCCGACGTCGACGCCACGTTCGGCGTCTGTCGCCCGGGCATCGATGTCTTTCCATATGAGATATGGAACAGGCTCATGGGCCGGCGCTCGCGCCGTCTGGACCGCCGCCTGCTCGATGAGGTGCCGCCGGGCGGGCTCGCGGGCCTGCGCGACGCGATTGCGACGTACGTGACCGCGGCGCGCGGCGTCCAATGCGAATCGTCGCAGGTCATCGTCGTGTCGAGCACCCAGCAGGCATTGGATCTGGTCGCGCGCCTGCTCCTCGATCCGCGAGACGAGGTGTGGCTCGAGGAACCGTGCTACGCCGGTGCGACGGCCGCGTTTCGCAACGCCGGCGCTCGAATCATTCCGACCCGCGTGGACGCACATGGGCTCGATGTCGATGCCGGCATTCGAGCCGCTCCGCACGCACGCATGGCGTACGTGACACCTTCGCATCAATTCCCGCTCGGCGTCACCATGACGGCGGAGAGGCGTCTCGCGTTGCTCGCGTGGGCCGAGAAAGCGTCGGCCTGGATCGTGGAGGACGACTACGACAGCGAGTTCAGATACAGCGGGCGCCCTATCGCCGCGCTGCAGGGACTCGACCGGGCCGGGCGAACGCTCTACGTCGGCACGTTCAACAAAGCCATGTTTCCTTCACTGCGGCTGGCCTATCTCGTGGTGCCCGCGAGCTTGACCGCGGCGGCCGCCAATGCACGTCAGTGGCTGGACGGTCACACGCCGGCCATGACCCAGGCCGTGATGGCAGACTTCATCAATGGCGGACATTTCGGGCAACATCTTCGCACCATGCGCGAGACGTACCGCACACGAAGAGATGCGCTGCGCGAGGCGGTCGACCGATACGCCGCAGGCCGCATCACGCTGGGCGCGAGCGAAGCCGGAATGCACATGGTCGGGTGGCTGCCTCCGGGGACCGACATGTCACGCCTGCGAGAGCGCGCGGCACGGAAGCATCTCTACCTGCGCGACGTTGCCGCGTACTACGCACGGCGCGCGCCGGGCCCGGGGCTGGTCCTCAACTTCGCGAGCTCCCCTCCAAGCAGGATCGCCCAGGGTGTGCGGGCGTTGGCCGACCTTCTCTGA
- a CDS encoding alpha/beta fold hydrolase, translated as MAIQQRAAKSSRALTQPSIDDRSWPYQARAIDVDGAPVAYYDVGSGPTLLLVHTGLWSFIWRDVIQHLSNHFRCISVDSPGTGHSGIGSWPLSLESAANAVDSVIRALDLRELTLVVHDLGGLSGVVGAGRSRAALHGVVAINTFAWQPNGRFLRLMLRIAGSAAARELDVLTHVVPRITASRFGIGRHLNPSSRRAFRQSMQAPQIRAFHQYLADALRCEPLHHEAERVVSTIVQRGPLLTIFGGRNDPFGFQAEWKRRVPHASELVLAGGNHFPMCDDPSLVAGAIREWHHANNGRGTP; from the coding sequence ATGGCAATACAACAACGAGCAGCGAAATCTTCACGCGCGCTGACGCAGCCATCGATCGATGATCGCAGCTGGCCGTATCAGGCACGCGCGATCGACGTTGATGGCGCACCGGTCGCCTACTACGACGTTGGCAGCGGCCCCACACTGTTGCTGGTGCACACCGGGCTGTGGTCGTTCATCTGGCGCGATGTCATTCAACATCTCTCGAATCATTTCCGGTGCATATCCGTCGATTCGCCGGGCACCGGTCACAGCGGAATCGGAAGCTGGCCGCTCAGCCTCGAGAGTGCAGCGAACGCCGTCGACAGCGTGATCCGTGCCCTCGACCTGAGAGAGCTCACGCTCGTCGTTCACGATCTCGGCGGCCTTAGCGGCGTCGTCGGTGCCGGTCGATCGCGGGCCGCGCTTCATGGCGTGGTAGCAATCAACACGTTTGCCTGGCAGCCGAACGGCCGTTTCCTCCGGCTCATGCTTCGGATCGCGGGCAGCGCGGCGGCGCGGGAGCTCGACGTGCTCACGCACGTGGTGCCGCGAATCACCGCGAGCCGGTTCGGAATTGGCCGGCATCTGAACCCCTCGAGCCGTCGGGCGTTCCGTCAATCGATGCAGGCGCCGCAGATCCGTGCGTTCCATCAGTACCTGGCCGACGCTCTACGCTGCGAGCCGCTCCACCACGAAGCAGAACGAGTCGTGAGCACGATCGTGCAACGCGGCCCGCTACTCACGATTTTCGGAGGCCGAAATGATCCGTTCGGCTTTCAGGCGGAGTGGAAGCGTCGCGTACCACATGCGTCCGAGCTCGTGCTGGCGGGCGGCAATCATTTTCCGATGTGCGACGACCCGAGTCTCGTTGCCGGCGCCATCCGCGAGTGGCATCACGCGAACAACGGCCGGGGCACACCGTAA
- a CDS encoding DUF5916 domain-containing protein → MTRLRISALAALAALAPVLACVAPGSLAAQTQSGASRAEPSETSSVAATISAVRTSTPPIIDGRDDDAIWRRAPTISGFTQWMPTEGQRPRFRTEAKVAYDAANLYVFVRAFDARPDSIIRILERRDTFTPSDMIWLFVDSYHDRRSGYEFAVNAAGTKIDQAVYDGGVEDPAWDAVWDVATAIDSLGWTAEFRIPLSQLRFEHTDQRAFGFAIDRQIYRYNERVRWPSYSLSQPDLLSQLGTLAGIDSVDAPGMFELTPYAVSKRASSIANNHFTNPSTASIGGDLRYHLASNVILDATVHPDFGQVEADPAVLNLTTNESFFDERRPFFVAGRGIFRFDVNCSHVSCFKEGLYYSRRIGRAPQLAGAYGDTVLTAPTTILGAAKLTGRTAGNLAVGVFDAVTDRAASSGDTTFEPRTNFSVVRLTQDLRGGNTSLGGIVTAVNRATDRWSAPFLTSDAYTGGLDFRHRFAANAYEVSGSLDASRIHGSRAAIVRVQTDPVHYFQRPDGALAVDSTRTMLDGDAEELRFAKVGGQRLQYETFYQRRSPGFEINDVGFLRRADEQAWNNVVSVTDHHERSVYRDLTWTTSWWQHWTAEGLPTEASFSTNATALFRNNWNVRGGFGLGELGATYDDRSARGGPALRQSSTIWPFASVATDDRRSLVAALSAGANSAFGGHAADWYATPELDYKAGGRFSSALSLSWNHNINDAQWYGLFNDAGGAHYAFTHLDQTTTSATLRANYTMTPAMSLQAYLQPFISTGVYSNVRQLSATPRAGAYDDRFAPFDNAAAVSHPGGFDVKQLQSNLVFRWEYKPASTLFVVWNEGRSGSIDSNGGLRLGDDLRNLFALHPANTVLVKVSYWLTD, encoded by the coding sequence ATGACTCGGCTTCGTATTTCGGCGCTCGCGGCGCTCGCGGCGCTCGCGCCAGTCCTGGCGTGTGTCGCACCGGGCTCTCTTGCCGCACAAACTCAGAGTGGCGCATCGCGCGCTGAGCCGAGCGAGACGTCGAGCGTTGCGGCAACCATCTCGGCGGTTCGGACCAGTACGCCACCCATTATCGATGGAAGGGACGACGACGCGATCTGGCGTCGGGCGCCGACGATATCCGGCTTCACGCAATGGATGCCGACCGAAGGGCAGCGACCGCGTTTCAGGACGGAGGCCAAGGTCGCGTACGATGCCGCCAACCTGTACGTCTTCGTTCGCGCGTTCGATGCACGACCGGACAGCATCATCAGAATTCTCGAACGACGCGACACGTTCACGCCGTCCGACATGATCTGGCTGTTCGTCGATTCATACCATGACCGGCGGAGCGGTTACGAGTTCGCGGTCAACGCCGCGGGCACGAAGATCGATCAGGCGGTGTACGACGGCGGCGTGGAGGATCCCGCGTGGGACGCGGTGTGGGACGTGGCCACCGCGATCGACTCCCTGGGATGGACCGCGGAGTTTCGCATTCCGTTGTCGCAGCTCCGCTTCGAACACACGGACCAACGCGCGTTCGGCTTCGCCATCGACCGGCAGATCTACCGTTACAATGAGCGCGTGCGCTGGCCGTCGTACAGCCTCTCGCAACCGGACCTCCTGTCGCAGCTCGGCACCCTCGCGGGGATCGATTCGGTCGACGCGCCGGGGATGTTCGAGCTCACGCCGTACGCGGTGTCGAAGCGCGCGTCCTCGATCGCGAACAATCATTTCACAAACCCGTCGACCGCTTCCATCGGCGGAGATCTCAGGTATCATCTCGCGTCGAACGTCATCCTCGACGCCACCGTGCATCCGGACTTCGGCCAGGTCGAGGCCGATCCCGCGGTGCTGAATCTCACGACGAACGAATCCTTCTTCGACGAACGCCGGCCCTTCTTCGTCGCCGGGCGCGGGATCTTTCGGTTCGACGTGAATTGCAGTCACGTCAGCTGCTTCAAGGAAGGCCTGTATTACAGCCGGCGGATTGGCCGCGCGCCACAGCTCGCGGGCGCGTACGGAGACACCGTGCTCACCGCCCCCACCACCATACTCGGCGCCGCGAAGCTGACGGGCCGCACCGCCGGCAATCTGGCAGTCGGCGTGTTCGACGCCGTGACCGACCGAGCGGCGAGCTCGGGGGACACGACCTTCGAACCGCGGACGAACTTCTCGGTGGTGCGACTCACGCAGGATCTCCGCGGCGGCAACACTTCCCTCGGCGGCATCGTCACCGCGGTGAATCGCGCGACCGACCGGTGGTCAGCGCCATTCCTGACGTCGGACGCGTACACCGGCGGTCTCGACTTTCGCCATCGTTTTGCCGCGAACGCGTACGAGGTGAGCGGTTCCCTGGACGCCAGCCGCATTCACGGCAGCCGCGCGGCGATCGTGCGTGTTCAGACCGATCCCGTTCATTACTTCCAGCGCCCTGACGGGGCGCTGGCGGTGGACAGCACTCGTACCATGCTCGATGGCGACGCGGAGGAGCTCCGGTTCGCGAAGGTGGGCGGCCAGCGATTGCAATACGAAACGTTTTACCAGCGGCGATCGCCTGGATTCGAGATCAACGACGTGGGTTTTCTGCGGCGCGCCGACGAGCAGGCGTGGAACAACGTGGTGAGCGTCACCGACCATCACGAGCGCTCGGTCTATCGCGACCTCACGTGGACGACGAGCTGGTGGCAGCACTGGACCGCCGAAGGGCTGCCGACCGAGGCGAGCTTCAGCACCAATGCAACGGCCTTATTCCGAAACAACTGGAACGTTCGTGGCGGGTTTGGCCTTGGCGAGCTGGGTGCAACGTATGATGACCGATCCGCGCGCGGCGGACCCGCGCTGCGGCAGTCGTCGACCATCTGGCCGTTTGCGTCCGTCGCAACGGACGATCGCAGGTCGCTGGTGGCAGCGCTCAGCGCCGGGGCGAACAGCGCGTTCGGCGGCCATGCAGCGGACTGGTATGCCACGCCGGAGTTGGACTACAAGGCAGGCGGCCGGTTCAGTTCCGCTCTCTCGCTGAGCTGGAACCACAACATCAACGACGCGCAATGGTACGGGCTGTTCAACGACGCTGGCGGAGCCCACTACGCGTTCACGCATCTCGACCAAACGACGACGTCAGCAACGCTCCGCGCGAATTACACCATGACGCCCGCGATGTCACTTCAGGCATACCTTCAGCCTTTCATCTCGACGGGCGTCTACTCGAACGTTCGCCAGCTCTCGGCCACGCCGCGCGCGGGCGCGTACGATGACCGCTTCGCACCATTCGACAACGCGGCCGCCGTATCACATCCCGGCGGCTTCGACGTGAAGCAGCTGCAATCGAATCTCGTTTTTCGGTGGGAG
- a CDS encoding DoxX family protein has product MTHAATHARKQTIDAIAPPQNAQSVNRPRRITGNVLMGIVVVALIGAASAKLVHAPFLVNQLRPFGFDDAWISILGVIELGSAILFAIPRTRALGLLLITGFLGGAIATHIQHGQSPAQPAVLLAVGWTGVWLRHREANWSRQAPVHP; this is encoded by the coding sequence ATGACCCACGCGGCGACGCACGCACGCAAGCAAACGATCGACGCGATCGCGCCTCCGCAAAACGCTCAATCGGTCAATCGGCCGCGGCGAATCACGGGCAACGTGCTCATGGGAATCGTCGTCGTCGCCTTGATCGGTGCGGCGTCCGCGAAGCTCGTGCATGCGCCATTCCTCGTGAATCAGTTGCGTCCATTCGGATTCGATGACGCCTGGATTTCGATTCTTGGCGTCATCGAGCTCGGAAGCGCCATCCTCTTTGCCATCCCACGTACGCGAGCACTCGGACTCCTGTTGATCACCGGCTTTCTCGGCGGAGCGATCGCCACGCACATCCAGCACGGCCAATCGCCGGCGCAGCCGGCGGTGTTGCTGGCCGTGGGCTGGACCGGCGTGTGGTTGCGGCACCGCGAAGCCAACTGGAGCCGACAGGCTCCGGTACATCCGTGA
- a CDS encoding VOC family protein codes for MRLAQVRLVTTDVVRLSEFYRRLTLREPLGSEDYVELHLGDAGIAISSQRAADLYGANAATAARNGSAIIDLEVDDVDAERARLAPLLVDVVLEPVTQPWGNRAMMFRDPDGNLINLFSRGERQ; via the coding sequence ATGAGACTCGCACAGGTACGCCTCGTCACGACAGATGTCGTTCGGCTTTCCGAGTTCTACCGCCGGCTCACGTTGCGTGAGCCGCTGGGCAGCGAGGACTACGTCGAGCTGCACCTTGGGGACGCGGGCATCGCGATCAGCAGCCAGCGGGCCGCTGATCTCTACGGCGCAAACGCCGCGACCGCGGCGCGAAACGGTTCGGCGATCATCGATCTCGAAGTCGATGATGTCGATGCCGAGCGCGCGCGGCTCGCGCCGCTCCTCGTCGACGTCGTGCTCGAGCCGGTGACACAGCCGTGGGGCAATCGCGCCATGATGTTTCGCGATCCCGACGGCAATCTGATCAATCTTTTTTCACGCGGAGAGCGGCAATGA